A region of the Pricia mediterranea genome:
CTCACACACCCTTTTTTCCGTAATTTTGATAAAAACGATATCATGAAAGGGAAACTATTCTTGTTCGCTGTTGGCTTATTGTGCTCCTGCAACGCGGTAAAGGTCAATTACGATTACGATAGGGCGGTCGATTTTTCCAATTATACTACCTATAACTATTATCCGGACCTGCACACCGGATTGAGTGAGCTGGATACCAAGCGCCTGCTCGACGCGGTGGATGCCGAAATGCAGGCTAAGGGCATTAAACTGACCGAGGAACCGGACTTCTTCATAAATATTGAGAGCAATTCCTACCAACAGCCGAAAAACAGTTCCGTCGGGGTCGGTCTCGGAGGAACCGGACGGCAAGTCGGAGGCGGGGTTTCCGTAGGGATTCCGGTAGGTAGGCCGGATGTGCAACGGCAGATCCGATTCGATTTCGTCGATAACGAAAAAGACGAGCTGTTCTGGCAGGCCGAAAGCCAAAGCACTTTTAAGGAAAACAGTACCCCGCAGGAACGTGAGGAAATGCTAAAGGCCGTCGCGAAGAAGGTGCTCGAAAAATACCCGCCTGAATAGTTGGGATGAAGCATAGCCACACATTCTGCGAAAAAACCAGGTTTCTTTAGGGATGGTTCGCCCAATTTTAACCAATTCATAACCTCAGGTCTTGACTCCTGCAAAATAGAATTGGTTTTTCACTTTTCACTTTTCACTGCCATTGCCACCGCTACACTAACCGCCACTGCCCATTATCTACCGTCTACTGCAACCCGTACCCCCTCCGAATGACTACTGAACTCCGGAGCGTACATGCTCTGTATCGTGGTAATACCATTGCTGAATTCCCCAGCGTTATTGACCCTTAGGTCGTATTCGAACACATACACCCCCTTGGGCAGATAGTCGAAAAAGAAGTCGGTACTGGCATCCTTGGTGCTTTCGTAGTAGCCAAGGCCGTCCTGCCATTTATATCGGGACAGGACGTTGACAGGCACAAAACCGGCGGCCCGCATGTCTTTCATGTGCAGAAATTCCATCGCCCGGTCGGCCCGGAGCTCGATACGCACCCGGACCAAATCACCCACCTCTACCTTCGTTGTGGGCGTGATTTCGGAGATTGCTTCCCCGGTTTCGGTGTTTTTTTTCAGAAATAGTTTTTTCTTGAGGTGCAAAGGGGTCTCGGCGGATGTTATCTTATCCAATTCCTCAAAATACTGCCAATAGAGCGCGCCCCATGCGATGCCTTTTCCTTTTTTGTGCAGCTGTACCTCGGCCAGCTCGGGTTCAATTTCGTTGGCGTTCCAAATAGTCTTATAGTAACCGGTGCCTGCTTCGATCGGCACTTTCTCCCCTTGCAGGCCAGCGGCATGGGAAGCATCGATGTTGTCGCCCCCGACAAGCACCTCGACGGCATCGGTAATGGACAGCCAATCGCTTCCATGCAGCAAGAGGGCGTACGTCGCTTCGGCGGTGGCTTTGGTGGTTCGCCATTGGTTGGTCTGTTTGTGTTTGAGCAACCATACCTTGAGCTCGTCAATGGTTTTCGTATCGTTTTGAATTTCCCCAAAAGCCTCTATTATAAGGGCCTGTGCCTCGATCGGCGCTTGATACCAGTGCCAGGACGGCGTATTTTCTTTCCAGTACATGCCAAGTTCTTCGGAGGTGATACTGTTTTCTCTTAGCCCACGTAGTATCTTATTGGCGGTGTCGCCGTCGTTCATGCGGGATAGGGCCAAGGCCAGCATTCCTTTGGGGTAGAGGTCTTTGTTGGTCCAATATTTTTGGGCTTGGCCTTTATAGTACGCGGTAATTTCATCTACCTTTTTGGATGTTTTGATATTGGGGAAGAAACTTCGCATATAGAGATAATGGATCTGAGTGGGACTCAAATGGTCGTCCTCGATATTTTGGCTATGCTTTTTCATACGCTCGTACTCTTTTACGAACTCCGAGTCGAGATAGGCGATGGCGTTTTGGAGCATTTCCGAAGCGCCTTTCCCGAGCGCGATCGAAGGGCCCGACCTCTCGTCGGAGCCTGTCCTGAGGGCAATCGAAGGGCTTGAGATGGCGTTCAGTCTTTTTAGGTGGCCCATTCCCGCTACGATATACTGGGTAACGACCCGATTGTCCGGCCCGCCGCTGAACCACGCCCAGGCCCCCGAGGGTTTCTGGTTGCTTTTCAGCTTGTCAAGTTCGTTGGTCCGCTCGTTTTTCATCCTGTTCATATCGAACAGAAGGGCGATCCGCTTTTTCTGCTCGGATTCGGATTGGGCAGCACGTACCCAAGGAGTCTCTTGAATTAAGAGGGATTTCAGTTCTTCGTTTTTTTCCAAATTACTGAGCAGGGCATCGGAACCTGCCCATTGCTCGAACACTTCTCTAATCCGAGGATTTGAATTGGCGATATGCTCTGCCAAGCTGTTGGCATAATACCGCGCAAAAATCTGCTCGCTGCAATCGTAGGGATATTCCATCAAGTAGGGAAGGGCTTGCACCGCATACCAAGCAGGGTTGGAGGTGATTTCCAAGGTCAGTTTGTGGTTTTTTAGGGTGGGGGACTTGGTATTCTTTAGTTTGTCCAGTTGAAACGTCTTGGTTTGGTCGCTGCGGACCCACATCGGAAGGGTTTCCGTAACCAGTTTCCGGTTGGTCAGCACGGGAAGCAGGTTTTGCTCCCCGTCGCTAAAATTCC
Encoded here:
- a CDS encoding DUF4136 domain-containing protein, encoding MKGKLFLFAVGLLCSCNAVKVNYDYDRAVDFSNYTTYNYYPDLHTGLSELDTKRLLDAVDAEMQAKGIKLTEEPDFFINIESNSYQQPKNSSVGVGLGGTGRQVGGGVSVGIPVGRPDVQRQIRFDFVDNEKDELFWQAESQSTFKENSTPQEREEMLKAVAKKVLEKYPPE